A single region of the Zygotorulaspora mrakii chromosome 4, complete sequence genome encodes:
- the UGO1 gene encoding mitofusin complex protein UGO1 (similar to Saccharomyces cerevisiae UGO1 (YDR470C); ancestral locus Anc_5.595), which yields MEDSGNRLQARPYYNPEDFNAGYSAIFRPDKGVVDVNGQTMASKLAVVQSSGSRIGKNAFSKKASGSLLSGLSFGDSKKLFTRDTNGTNIESHKNISDMEWSDFLNVRTWKKILGQLCDQFLRKYFKHLIQQPFEVARVLLQVGDFNEIVERDNCSARLPVELKNELADDPAYPEKDDFNEEIDFFPTTNDSSRWRSAVLNEEESKREHEDFVNANEIIITPESNHTMDIMNALMDNEGIRGLWKANNTTFIYNFLSITLDAWFTGIISPFLGIPDPYFMDLIHSPNLKASIILTLSANILTKIVLLPLDIIRTRFIVTSIHRGAKPIRSLKKLIRNWSWSKDGVKISIDMWILTILQSVFNVTFNKLFDVLIYHEFNVEKHSQIKWYSSLKFVSQFMELFAKLPIENLLRRCQVNYLINSNQNSLSIDRNDLVIKPIRYEGVWNSIKSKKMTMELWNGWRVSLMSLVCYYGFEMMNNDPIDLEQEKF from the coding sequence ATGGAGGACTCAGGCAATAGATTACAGGCAAGGCCATATTACAATCCTGAAGATTTCAACGCTGGTTATTCGGCGATCTTTAGGCCCGACAAGGGAGTGGTAGACGTGAATGGGCAGACGATGGCGTCGAAATTGGCCGTAGTCCAATCATCTGGCAGCAGAATAGGCAAAAATGCATTCAGCAAAAAAGCATCTGGAAGTCTTCTGTCAGGCCTATCGTTCGGTGATAGTAAAAAACTGTTCACAAGGGACACAAATGGAACTAATATAGAGTCTCACAAAAACATCAGTGATATGGAGTGGAGTGACTTTTTGAATGTAAGGAcatggaaaaaaattttgggcCAGCTTTGCgatcaatttttgagaaagtACTTCAAACATTTGATACAACAACCTTTTGAAGTGGCCAGAGTATTACTGCAGGTTGGTGATTTTAACGAAATTGTTGAGCGTGATAATTGTTCGGCACGATTACCAGTtgagttgaaaaatgagcTAGCTGACGATCCTGCGTATCCTGAAAAGgatgatttcaatgaagagattgatttCTTCCCCACAACGAATGATTCATCGAGGTGGAGATCAGCAGTACTAAATGAGGAAGAATCAAAGAGGGAACATGAGGACTTCGTTAATGCCAATGAGATAATAATTACTCCAGAATCTAACCACACCATGGATATCATGAACGCGTTAATGGATAATGAAGGTATACGTGGTTTATGGAAGGCAAATAATACGACATTTATCTACAATTTTCTCTCGATAACTTTGGATGCGTGGTTCACAGGGATAATATCGCCATTTTTAGGCATACCGGACCCATACTTTATGGATTTAATACACTCACCAAATTTAAAAGCTTCGATTATTTTGACTTTATCGgcaaatattttgacaAAGATAGTTCTTTTACCATTAGACATTATACGGACAAGATTTATAGTAACCTCAATTCACAGAGGCGCGAAACCCATAAGGAGCTTAAAAAAACTTATTAGGAACTGGTCCTGGTCAAAGGATGGGGTAAAGATATCAATAGATATGTGGATTTTAACAATCCTACAATCTGTCTTTAATGTAACGTTCAATAAACTATTTGATGTATTAATTTACCATGAATTCAACGTGGAAAAACACTCCCAGATAAAATGGTATAGTTCACTGAAATTCGTTTCACAATTTATGGAATTATTCGCAAAATTACCGATTGAGAATTTATTACGTCGATGTCAGGTTAATTATCTAATTAATTCGAATCAAAATTCCTTAAGTATTGATAGGAATGATCTAGTTATAAAACCCATTAGATATGAGGGAGTATGGAACTCTATCAAGagcaaaaaaatgacaatgGAGCTTTGGAACGGCTGGAGAGTTAGCTTGATGAGTTTAGTCTGTTATTATGGATTTGAGATGATGAATAACGATCCAATCGATTTAgagcaagaaaaattttaa
- the SDC1 gene encoding Sdc1p (similar to Saccharomyces cerevisiae SDC1 (YDR469W); ancestral locus Anc_5.594): MNEQDQPRDHDDLNKLINLSETVGGSQTRKYLNDKVTPHLLNGMRLLAREKPENPLKVLGEYLIKQSDIEK, encoded by the coding sequence ATGAATGAGCAAGACCAACCGCGTGACCATGATGATTTGAACAAACTAATCAACTTGTCAGAGACTGTTGGTGGTTCACAAACTAGAAAGTATCTGAACGATAAAGTTACTCCTCACCTACTGAATGGTATGAGACTTTTGGCAAGGGAAAAACCAGAAAATCCATTGAAAGTGCTTGGTGAATATCTAATAAAACAGAGtgacattgaaaaatga
- the ARD1 gene encoding peptide alpha-N-acetyltransferase complex A subunit ARD1 (similar to Saccharomyces cerevisiae ARD1 (YHR013C); ancestral locus Anc_5.600), which yields MPITIRRATVEDMVGMQNANLHNLPENYVLKYYMYHVLSWPEASFVATTTDISDSVGDELTIADENGNETKLDPNYVRQGEKLVGYVLAKMNDDPDQQNEAPNGHITSLSVMRTYRRMGIAEKLMRQALFALREVYKAEYVSLHVRQSNRAALHLYRDTLEFEVLSVEKSYYQDGEDAYAMKKVLDLEELKPSNYAHAKGAERIEDDFESDLLDATV from the coding sequence ATGCCCATTACAATCAGAAGAGCCACGGTCGAGGACATGGTAGGTATGCAAAATGCCAATTTGCATAATCTACCAGAAAACTACGTGCTTAAATATTATATGTATCATGTTCTGTCCTGGCCAGAAGCCTCATTTGTCGCTACAACAACTGATATCAGCGATTCTGTTGGAGATGAACTCACAATTGCTGATGAGAATGGTAACGAAACCAAGTTAGATCCAAACTATGTAAGACAGGGAGAAAAACTGGTTGGCTACGTTTTAGCAAAGATGAATGATGACCCAGATCAGCAGAATGAAGCCCCCAATGGTCATATAACCTCTTTGAGTGTAATGAGAACATACAGACGAATGGGTATTGCTGAGAAGTTGATGAGACAAGCACTTTTCGCTTTAAGAGAGGTTTACAAAGCAGAGTATGTCTCCTTGCATGTCAGACAATCCAACAGAGCGGCTTTACATCTATACAGAGACACTCTCGAATTTGAGGTTCTTAGTGTCGAAAAATCTTATTACCAGGATGGAGAAGACGCATATGCCATGAAAAAGGTACTTGATTTGGAAGAGTTGAAACCCAGCAATTACGCCCATGCGAAAGGCGCAGAACGGATCGAAGACGATTTTGAAAGTGACTTATTAGATGCTACAGTTTAG
- the VPS29 gene encoding retromer subunit VPS29 (similar to Saccharomyces cerevisiae VPS29 (YHR012W); ancestral locus Anc_5.599), with translation MLILTLSDAHIPDRAIDLPLKFKKLLGIPNKISQVVLLGNCTKSYEFLKFVNEISSNVTFVRGEFDNEQLPTTRKNINKQGIPMDTVIKQGDFKIGCCSGYTVVPKNDPLSLLALARQLDVDILLWGGTHNVEAYTLEGKFFVNPGSCTGAFNTDWPILGQEEPARTKASPSPKDGGDEQDKSNEQTGRNEPADNREEDGNNSSENVAQSDSFADKTSEDGSQKKNQDASGKIDLEKVNDEDEDEHEDENEELDIPDLELDGSNDPSFCLFDIQGSTCALYIYIYVDGEVKVDKVVYKKSN, from the exons ATGCTGATTTTAACTTTAAGTGATGCTCATATTCCAGACCGAGCAATT GATTTGCCCCTAAAATTTAAAAAGCTACTTGGCATTCCAAATAAGATATCGCAAGTAGTACTTCTTGGAAACTGTACCAAATCATATgaatttctgaaatttgtGAATGAgatatcttcaaatgtGACGTTTGTACGCGGAGAGTTTGATAATGAACAATTGCCTACAACAAGAAAGAATATAAACAAGCAGGGTATACCGATGGACACCGTTATCAAGCAAggagatttcaaaattggtTGCTGTAGTGGCTACACGGTGGTACCCAAGAATGATCCACTATCGCTTCTAGCCCTAGCACGTCAACTCGATGTCGATATCCTACTCTGGGGAGGCACACATAACGTCGAGGCGTACACTTTGGAAGGGAAGTTCTTCGTCAACCCTGGCAGTTGCACAGGCGCGTTCAATACAGATTGGCCCATTCTTGGTCAAGAGGAGCCTGCAAGGACGAAGGCAAGTCCCTCCCCGAAAGACGGAGGTGACGAACAAGATAAATCCAATGAGCAGACGGGGCGTAATGAACCCGCAGACAACAGGGAGGAAGACGGTAACAATTCTTCTGAAAATGTAGCACAAAGCGATAGCTTTGCAGACAAAACTAGTGAAGACGGTtctcagaaaaaaaatcaagacGCAAGTGGAAAAATCGATCTGGAGAAAGTtaacgatgaagatgaagacgaaCATGAGGATGAAAACGAGGAGCTCGATATACCCGATCTCGAGCTAGATGGTTCCAATGACCCTAGCTTCTGCCTTTTCGACATCCAAGGTAGCACTTGCGCATTGTATATCTACATATATGTCGACGGAGAGGTCAAAGTAGATAAAGTGGTGTATAAGAAGAGTAATTAG
- the DIA4 gene encoding putative serine--tRNA ligase DIA4 (similar to Saccharomyces cerevisiae DIA4 (YHR011W); ancestral locus Anc_5.598), whose translation MERLMSFKRSLSYSLPCRFLKAPKFDVKFVTNNLHLYEKSIRNRNLVDGSKLLEGLQALPELYQNEKVLLQKISDIQSRRKSLEGLIKVDKSKIEELGEEFKHLKEAFKTLSDELNTSATKSFEICSSLPNLISSDAPLTKPEIIQWINPKESLPSDERRHHVDIMVTKNMLDLKTASNISGTSWYYLLNEGAELEHALVSFAIAKAKEAGFQICIPPSIVRDEIIDACGFRPRDMNNEQQIYHIDKSQLGLTATAEISLAGLGVNKVVDLCKGPKKIAGVSRSYRSEAGARGKDTKGLYRVHEFTKVELFCWSKPKDSENVLEELKDFQIDLIKSLGLTAKVLNMPTNDLGAPAYKKYDIEAWMPGRGSFGEITSTSNCLDFQSRRMNTKFKNEYTGKLEFVHTLNGTAMAVPRMILSLIENFYDPNNKRISIPDCLRQYMGGKEYIQ comes from the coding sequence ATGGAAAGATTGATGTCCTTTAAGCGTTCATTGTCTTATTCTTTGCCATGCAGATTTCTCAAAGCTCCCAAATTTGATGTTAAATTTGTAACGAACAATCTGCATctatatgaaaaatcaatcAGGAATAGGAACCTAGTGGATGGTTCGAAACTTCTGGAAGGTCTCCAAGCGTTACCTGAATTatatcaaaatgaaaaagttctgcttcaaaagatttctgaCATACAGTCACGTCGCAAAAGTTTAGAAGGTTTGATTAAAGTTGACAAGTCAAAGATTGAGGAATTAGGTGAAGAGTTTAAACATTTAAAAGAAGCGTTTAAGACACTATCAGATGAATTGAATACTTCTGCAaccaaaagttttgaaatatgttcaTCACTGCCAAACTTGATATCTTCTGATGCCCCGTTGACCAAACCCGAAATTATTCAATGGATCAATCCAAAGGAGTCTCTTCCATCAGATGAGAGGCGTCACCATGTAGATATAATGGTAACAAAGAACATGttggatttgaaaactgCTTCAAATATTAGCGGGACTTCATGGTATTATCTATTGAACGAAGGTGCGGAATTGGAACATGCATTGGTGTCCTTCGCAATTGCGAAAGCTAAGGAAGCAGggtttcaaatttgtatCCCACCAAGCATCGTTAGAGATGAAATTATTGATGCCTGTGGATTCAGACCGAGAGATATGAATAATGAACAGCAAATTTACCACATTGATAAAAGTCAATTGGGATTAACAGCAACAGCGGAAATAAGTCTTGCAGGTCTAGGTGTTAATAAAGTGGTTGATCTATGTAAAGGTCCGAAGAAAATCGCTGGCGTGAGCCGCAGTTATAGATCAGAGGCTGGAGCAAGGGGTAAGGATACGAAGGGACTATATAGGGTGCATGAATTCACAAAAGTTGAGTTGTTCTGCTGGAGTAAGCCGAAAGACAGTGAAAATGTCCTGGAGGAATTAAAAGACTTCCAAATAGATTTGATAAAGTCATTGGGATTAACAGCAAAGGTGTTGAACATGCCAACAAATGATTTGGGTGCTCCTGCTTACAAAAAGTATGACATTGAAGCCTGGATGCCGGGAAGAGGTTCATTCGGAGAAATTACAAGTACTTCAAACTGTTTGGATTTTCAAAGCAGAAgaatgaacacgaaattcaaaaacgaATACACGGGCAAATTAGAATTTGTGCATACCTTGAACGGCACCGCAATGGCAGTCCCAAGAATGATACTGTCATTAATAGAGAATTTTTATGATCCTAataacaaaagaatatcGATACCGGATTGTTTGAGACAATACATGGGTGGTAAGGAATATATTCAGTAA
- the TRS31 gene encoding TRAPP subunit TRS31 (similar to Saccharomyces cerevisiae TRS31 (YDR472W); ancestral locus Anc_5.601), which produces MSQRIILPSTSDDRVFNNSDGYEYTIGPKQSLPNEASSQPTPSRLYSESLMFRKQEVSLSAVTFLFGEMIAHIHNTSKTASECEVKLNDYGFVIGSKLLELLNLRASVPSNTYLRSSNFLSSSTPTNTSANAMHSGSNTTASRTVSGVSDIYYNQENSAESLTTLISSMRSRDLTILDILQFIHGTVWSYLFGHVSDDLVKSSERENEYMIVDNLPLLTQFIPNGVSCDFFVCGIIQGFLNNAEFPCSVTPHLMPLKGFDQRVIYLIQFDKHVLEREGLRSE; this is translated from the coding sequence ATGTCGCAACGAATTATACTACCCAGTACTTCTGATGACCGCGTGTTCAATAATAGTGACGGTTACGAATACACTATAGGCCCAAAGCAATCACTACCCAATGAAGCATCATCCCAACCCACTCCTTCCAGGTTATATTCTGAATCACTTATGTTTAGAAAGCAAGAAGTATCACTGTCGGCCGTGACTTTCCTGTTTGGAGAAATGATTGCTCATATTCATAATACAAGTAAAACCGCATCTGAATGCGAAGTAAAGCTGAATGACTATGGGTTCGTGATAGGGTCAAAACTGTTAGAGCTGCTGAACCTAAGAGCTTCGGTACCCAGTAATACATATTTAAGGAGTTCCAATTTCCTCTCTTCATCTACACCTACCAATACTAGTGCCAATGCTATGCATTCCGGATCAAACACAACAGCTTCTCGAACAGTTTCCGGAGTATCAGATATCTACTATAATCAGGAGAATAGTGCCGAATCCCTCACAACGCTTATCAGTAGCATGAGATCTCGCGATTTGACAATACTAGATATATTACAGTTTATACATGGCACGGTATGGTCATATCTTTTCGGACATGTTAGTGATGATTTGGTGAAGTCATCAGAGAGAGAAAATGAATATATGATTGTCGACAATTTGCCACTGCTAACACAGTTCATTCCAAATGGTGTTTCCtgtgatttttttgtatgcGGAATCATTCAAGGATTTCTGAACAATGCAGAGTTTCCCTGTTCCGTGACACCTCATCTGATGCCTCTGAAGGGCTTTGACCAAAGGGTTATCTATTTGATCCAGTTTGATAAACATGTGTTAGAGAGAGAGGGTTTGAGATCTGAATAA
- the SPO13 gene encoding Spo13p (similar to Saccharomyces cerevisiae SPO13 (YHR014W); ancestral locus Anc_5.602), translating into MPQKRYRVIKNSEVSKPLQARAVNVKVPTVESILKSSKPSYSQTSRSNGSPPRKQSKRVKKHDLKAKNRRSSTIFSSDDVELKLVSQNCFRNTSVSKRNPERLTENEEENSLKIEDFDQPPQSTSTPILGSSSYNSFQDLTSPHAPNAPYQMSPLLYSCNPVVHQYPYCYPQPYVYSQAMFTNDSPLQKKAYQDHYKLSRNYVHPTAGFPQYRTQENKDVHPQIQMSYPLMSGYDNARVQYTTTEPIFLPMIEPNPRNLVGRDFSDSELQRHASQVNYLNAKRHVSSGNSSYKSSGGDATYQGSAKS; encoded by the coding sequence atgccaCAGAAGCGATATAGAGTTATCAAAAATAGTGAGGTATCAAAACCTTTGCAAGCTCGAGCTGTTAACGTTAAAGTTCCGACTGTTGAATCCATATTGAAATCGTCAAAGCCTAGTTATTCTCAAACAAGTAGGTCTAATGGATCACCGCCAAGAAAGCAAAGCAAAAGAGTAAAGAAACACGATCTTAAGGCAAAGAATAGACGGTCGTCGACTATATTCAGCTCGGATGACGTTGAGTTGAAACTGGTATCGCAAAATTGTTTTAGAAATACGAGCGTATCAAAGAGGAACCCTGAGCGGCTAAcggaaaatgaagaagaaaactcGCTGAAAatagaagattttgatcaGCCTCCACAATCGACCTCAACTCCCATATTGGGAAGCAGCTCTTACAACAGCTTCCAGGATCTAACGTCCCCTCATGCACCAAATGCACCATATCAGATGTCACCTCTCCTTTATTCCTGTAATCCGGTCGTGCATCAATACCCATACTGTTACCCACAACCGTATGTCTATTCCCAAGCGATGTTTACCAACGATTCTCCTCTCCAAAAAAAGGCGTATCAAGACCATTACAAGTTATCTCGCAATTATGTCCATCCCACTGCTGGGTTCCCTCAGTATAGGACGCAAGAAAACAAGGATGTGCATCCTCAAATTCAGATGAGCTACCCTCTAATGAGTGGTTACGATAATGCAAGAGTTCAATATACCACCACTGAGCCAATTTTCTTACCAATGATAGAACCCAACCCGAGAAATCTAGTTGGACGtgatttttcagattcagaACTGCAACGTCATGCTTCGCAAGTAAACTATTTAAATGCAAAGAGACATGTCAGTAGTGGAAACTCAAGTTACAAATCTAGTGGTGGAGATGCAACATATCAAGGTAGTGCAAAGTCCTAG
- the TLG1 gene encoding Tlg1p (similar to Saccharomyces cerevisiae TLG1 (YDR468C); ancestral locus Anc_5.593), translating into MDQDPFEQVVVDTGEQIDRLAHYFNSNSREENDEVYDILKDVEETIQDLEKSCIVMQRSGQDVSKRETQVHELVRALRELKAVSKSQPQVQSQAQPQLAFEETQTPDQEMSPMYENPFQEQMLREQDTHLDSIHHTMTNLHSQAQTMGEELQDQGQLLDEMDGNMDTLTNKLSRGRRQLEWVYEKNKEKFNDCCIVLLIIALIVLLVLAFIA; encoded by the coding sequence ATGGACCAAGATCCCTTTGAACAGGTAGTGGTCGACACAGGGGAACAAATAGATAGGCTAGCGCATTATTTCAACAGTAACTCAAGGGAAGAGAATGACGAAGTGTACgatatattgaaagatgtgGAGGAAACGATACAAGACCTCGAAAAGAGTTGCATAGTGATGCAAAGAAGTGGCCAAGATGTATCGAAACGAGAAACACAAGTGCATGAACTAGTTAGGGCTTTAAGGGAGCTCAAAGCGGTATCGAAGTCGCAACCACAAGTACAATCGCAAGCGCAGCCGCAATTGGCATTTGAAGAGACACAGACACCAGATCAAGAGATGTCACCCATGTATGAGAACCCGTTCCAGGAGCAGATGCTGAGGGAACAGGACACGCATCTCGACAGTATACATCACACGATGACGAATTTGCATTCACAAGCACAGACAATGGGGGAAGAGCTACAGGATCAGGGACAACTGCTGGACGAAATGGACGGAAATATGGATACATTGACAAACAAATTGTCGCGAGGCCGGCGTCAATTGGAATGGGTatatgaaaagaataaagaaaagttcaatGACTGTTGCATAGTCCTGCTAATTATTGCATTGATCGTTCTTCTGGTCCTGGCATTCATAGCATAG
- the AHC1 gene encoding Ahc1p (similar to Saccharomyces cerevisiae AHC1 (YOR023C); ancestral locus Anc_5.603) codes for MDDQDGSFTLHSSLGVLGSQSTGNTVPSQVLFMDTHDMPSRTNTHPPASAYYQVATPKSPHELALDGDDEVHGGDSSNETIGPIGHSGHPTEGHHMMMGKSSRESEEMERLKYETAKNEILDKLHLHTLIGHKEMQRVQLEIRRADAQMHLLKKLHEDKDLLGKIEKCHERKNEMTRQELSEINATRNSTSGHLADASLIGLPPGTSPNDVSSASSGVPTHHYHTRSKSQGNVNEVAHLRPANSAIIDLRLTGSKSISNSAFKGGNKEPEYEILPFRPNQMNLHHRRNYSSTSLTSNSGVVGKTESNEAIFRRYDGILIVITCANCNRSGFTSAQGIVNHARLKHGKTYSSQPLAVLHNQKVLDDDKQDPQVLEKFRGIGKDPKTDYLPCEIAIPSGRRSSHREVSPKNTLNRKSESQGRHQSPHSSVHLEKMYNKDDFKDLVAMVNEAQNDLDVVLKHSESESRLCESEEGDNSLRDQCDESDYIATSSKNIAENSSASFSSIKNDPANAPSTKRSEKEGPAISSRITPKENGKKRKNETNGEERDLKERLRPAEKKARRDALALSNIPDHEKRSSHYNLRAKSKLKGINSKNQ; via the coding sequence atggATGATCAGGACGGATCTTTTACATTGCATAGCTCGTTAGGAGTTTTGGGGAGTCAAAGCACGGGGAACACAGTTCCTTCCCAAGTACTATTTATGGATACACATGATATGCCTTCCAGGACAAACACACATCCACCGGCATCTGCGTATTATCAGGTAGCTACGCCGAAGTCACCCCATGAGCTTGCCTTAGATGGAGACGACGAGGTACACGGCGGTGACTCCAGTAACGAAACCATAGGGCCTATTGGTCACAGTGGCCATCCTACAGAAGGCCATCATATGATGATGGGGAAATCAAGCAGAGAGAgtgaagaaatggaaaggtTGAAGTATGAAACTGCAAAAAACGAAATACTCGATAAACTTCATTTGCACACACTCATAGGTCACAAAGAGATGCAGAGAGTTCAGCTAGAAATCAGAAGAGCGGATGCACAGATGCAcctcttgaaaaaactacATGAAGACAAGGACCTGCTTGGGAAGATCGAGAAGTGTCATGAGCgtaaaaatgaaatgacGAGGCAGGAGTTGTCAGAAATCAATGCAACTAGGAATAGTACATCCGGTCATCTCGCTGATGCTAGTTTGATCGGTTTGCCACCTGGAACGTCCCCAAATGATGTATCGTCTGCAAGTAGCGGAGTACCTACTCACCACTATCACACAAGAAGTAAAAGTCAGGGAAATGTCAATGAGGTAGCACATTTAAGACCCGCCAATTCTGCGATTATTGACCTTCGGCTAACGGGTTCCAAGTCTATTTCGAATTCAGCTTTTAAAGGCGGAAACAAAGAGCCTGAATATGAAATTCTTCCATTCAGGCCCAACCAAATGAATCTCCATCACAGAAGAAATTATAGCAGTACTTCGTTGACAAGCAATAGTGGTGTTGTCGGAAAAACTGAGAGCAACGAAGCTATTTTTAGACGATACGATGGCATTCTCATTGTCATAACGTGCGCGAACTGCAACAGAAGTGGATTCACGTCAGCACAGGGAATCGTAAATCATGCTCGTCTGAAACATGGCAAGACATATTCGAGTCAGCCCTTGGCTGTTCTCCACAATCAAAAAGTGTTAGATGATGACAAACAGGATCCTCAGGTTCTAGAAAAATTCAGAGGCATTGGCAAAGATCCCAAGACGGATTATCTACCATGCGAGATCGCAATACCTTctggaagaagatcaagTCATAGGGAAGTAAGTCCAAAAAATACTTTAAATAGGAAGTCAGAGAGCCAAGGCCGGCATCAAAGTCCACACAGTTCTGttcatttggaaaaaatgtataATAAAGATGATTTTAAAGATCTAGTAGCAATGGTAAATGAAGCACAAAACGATTTAGATGTTGTATTAAAACATTCTGAGTCAGAGAGTAGATTGTGTGAGAGTGAAGAGGGTGATAATAGTTTGAGGGATCAATGTGATGAATCAGACTATATAGCAACATCTTCGAAAAACATAGCAGAGAATAGTAGTGCgtctttctcttcaatcAAGAATGATCCTGCTAATGCTCCGTCAACAAAAAGGTCAGAAAAGGAGGGCCCGGCCATATCTTCAAGAATAAcaccaaaagaaaatggcaaaaagCGTAAAAACGAGACGAATGGAGAAGAGAGAGATTTGAAAGAGAGACTTAGACCCGCAGAAAAAAAGGCCAGACGTGATGCACTAGCTTTAAGCAATATTCCAGATCACGAAAAGAGGTCATCGCATTACAATCTACGAGCTAAGTCCAAACTAAAAGGTATTAACAGCAAGAATCAGTGA
- a CDS encoding 60S ribosomal protein eL27 (similar to Saccharomyces cerevisiae RPL27B (YDR471W) and RPL27A (YHR010W); ancestral locus Anc_5.597) has translation MAKFLKAGKVAVVVRGRYAGKKVVIVKPHDEGSKSHPFGHALVAGIERYPLKVTNKHGAKKVAKRTKIKPFIKVINYNHLLPTRYTLDVEAFKSVVSTETFEEPSQREEAKKVIKKAFEERHQAGKNQWFFTKLSF, from the exons ATGGCTAAGTTCTTGAAAGCTGGTAAAGTTG CTGTTGTCGTCCGTGGTCGTTACGCCGGTAAGAAGGTTGTTATCGTCAAGCCTCACGATGAAGGTTCCAAATCTCACCCATTTGGTCATGCTTTGGTTGCTGGTATTGAAAGATACCCATTGAAGGTTACCAACAAGCACGGTGCTAAGAAGGTTGCTAAGAGAACTAAGATCAAGCCATTCATCAAGGTCATCAACTACAACCATTTGTTGCCAACAAGATATACTTTAGATGTTGAAGCTTTCAAATCAGTTGTTTCTactgaaacttttgaagaaccATCTCAACGTGAAGAAGCCAAGAAAGTCATCAAGAAAGCATTCGAAGAAAGACACCAAGCTGGTAAGAACCAATGGTTCTTCACTAAGTTGAGTTTCTAA